The Euryarchaeota archaeon genome includes a region encoding these proteins:
- the hutH gene encoding histidine ammonia-lyase, protein MLRLDGESLTIESAMKAVRGGEKVGLERSALARMKASRSTVDSLVAAVRNGKSTRAIYGINTGFGELATTIVPSADLDDVQENLVRSHACGVGAPFDAEAVRAIMLLRANALAKGYSGVRPEVVRLIVDMLNERVHPMIPEKGSVGASGDLVPLAHLALTMIGEGEATRKGRQTSGRRALLGGGLRPVRLKAKEGLALVNGTQATTGVALIAVHDALNLIVDAQIAAGMSLESLMGSEIPLSQRFATVRPHPGHAVVASNLRNLIATSEIVESHRHCGRVQDAYSIRCIPQVLGASLDALTHARPVIEREMNSANDNPLIMEGDAFSGGNFHAQPVALVLAYVGAAVAEIASFSERRTARLVDEHLSELPAFLAEHPGLNNGLMIPQYVAASLVSENKGLAWPAVVDSIPTSANQEDHVSMGATAARNALQIVRNTEAVVAIEYMSAAQALDFKAPLRAGRGSRLAHEEIRRRVSHLKRDRYLKPDLDRLILAVRAGEIREVVTRKIPLAPG, encoded by the coding sequence ATGCTGCGTCTTGACGGCGAGAGCCTCACCATCGAGTCCGCGATGAAGGCCGTTCGTGGCGGAGAGAAGGTCGGCCTTGAGCGTTCGGCCCTTGCACGCATGAAGGCGTCACGGTCCACCGTCGATTCGCTCGTCGCAGCGGTCCGTAACGGCAAGTCGACACGCGCAATATACGGCATCAACACCGGGTTCGGGGAGCTTGCGACCACCATCGTGCCGTCCGCCGATCTCGACGACGTCCAAGAGAACCTGGTCCGAAGCCACGCGTGCGGCGTCGGGGCGCCTTTCGACGCTGAAGCCGTGCGCGCGATAATGCTTCTACGCGCAAATGCGCTTGCGAAAGGGTACAGCGGCGTGAGGCCCGAAGTCGTCCGCCTCATCGTCGACATGTTGAACGAACGCGTCCACCCGATGATCCCGGAGAAAGGAAGTGTGGGTGCTTCTGGAGACCTCGTGCCGTTAGCGCATCTTGCGCTCACGATGATAGGCGAGGGCGAGGCCACGCGCAAGGGGCGTCAAACGAGCGGCCGCAGGGCCCTCCTCGGCGGCGGCCTTCGACCAGTACGACTCAAGGCCAAGGAAGGGCTCGCGCTCGTCAACGGGACGCAGGCGACGACGGGTGTCGCGCTCATCGCGGTGCACGATGCGTTGAACCTCATCGTCGACGCCCAGATCGCGGCCGGGATGAGCCTCGAAAGCTTGATGGGAAGCGAAATCCCGCTCTCGCAACGTTTCGCCACAGTGCGCCCGCATCCTGGCCATGCGGTCGTCGCCTCGAACCTGCGCAACCTGATCGCGACCTCGGAGATCGTCGAGAGCCACCGTCATTGCGGCCGCGTCCAGGACGCCTATAGCATCCGTTGCATCCCCCAAGTCCTTGGCGCGAGCCTCGACGCATTGACCCACGCGCGTCCCGTTATCGAGCGTGAGATGAACTCGGCCAACGACAACCCGTTGATAATGGAGGGTGACGCGTTCTCGGGCGGCAATTTCCACGCGCAACCGGTGGCGCTGGTGCTCGCGTACGTCGGAGCGGCGGTCGCCGAGATCGCGTCCTTCTCCGAACGACGTACCGCTCGCCTCGTGGACGAGCACCTTTCCGAGCTTCCGGCTTTTCTCGCCGAGCACCCGGGCCTCAACAACGGCCTCATGATCCCCCAGTACGTGGCCGCGAGCCTAGTCTCCGAGAACAAGGGGCTCGCGTGGCCCGCGGTCGTGGATTCCATCCCGACGTCCGCAAACCAGGAGGACCACGTCTCGATGGGGGCGACGGCGGCGCGCAATGCCCTGCAGATAGTGAGGAACACGGAAGCGGTGGTCGCGATCGAGTACATGAGCGCGGCGCAGGCGCTCGACTTCAAGGCACCGTTACGCGCCGGCCGCGGAAGCCGCCTCGCGCACGAGGAGATCCGGCGGCGAGTGTCCCACCTGAAGCGCGACCGTTACCTCAAACCCGACTTGGATAGGCTCATCCTGGCGGTCCGCGCCGGCGAGATACGAGAGGTGGTCACCAGGAAGATCCCGTTGGCGCCCGGTTGA
- the ftcD gene encoding glutamate formimidoyltransferase, whose protein sequence is MPTTDAKGSELIECVPNFSEGRRRDVVDEIRRAIASVAGVRVLDVELDADHNRSVVTIVGPGEAVKEAAFLGAEKAVGLIDLRSHVGAHPRIGAVDVIPFIPIRGATPERCVELARSLAKDIWTRLRVPVYYYEDAAVRADRRNLEVIRKGQFEGLRDAILTDGSRAPDVGEPRLHESAGAVVIGARMPLIAYNVNLDSTDLELAKRIAKTIRESSGGIPKLKAMGVDLKARGLVQVSMNLTDYRVTPPSRAFDAVHDEALKAGVKVVASEIVGLVPEASLPPNAVERLKLEDFTAHQILERRLEE, encoded by the coding sequence ATGCCGACGACGGACGCGAAGGGAAGCGAGTTGATCGAGTGCGTGCCCAACTTTTCCGAAGGGCGCCGCCGAGACGTCGTGGACGAGATCCGCCGCGCGATCGCTTCGGTCGCGGGTGTCCGTGTCCTCGATGTCGAGTTGGACGCGGACCACAACCGGTCCGTCGTCACCATCGTCGGCCCCGGCGAGGCGGTGAAAGAGGCGGCGTTCCTCGGTGCCGAGAAGGCGGTGGGACTCATAGACCTTCGAAGCCATGTGGGCGCCCACCCACGGATCGGCGCCGTCGACGTGATACCGTTCATCCCGATCCGAGGCGCGACCCCGGAGCGTTGCGTCGAACTCGCCCGATCGCTCGCGAAGGACATCTGGACGCGACTCCGGGTCCCCGTCTACTATTATGAGGACGCGGCCGTCCGTGCGGACCGTCGCAACCTCGAAGTGATCCGGAAGGGACAATTCGAAGGCCTGCGGGACGCTATCCTCACGGATGGCTCGCGCGCCCCCGACGTCGGCGAACCGCGGCTACACGAATCCGCCGGGGCCGTCGTTATCGGGGCTAGGATGCCACTCATCGCCTACAACGTGAACCTGGACTCGACCGACCTCGAACTCGCAAAGAGGATCGCCAAGACCATCCGGGAGAGTAGCGGCGGCATCCCGAAGCTCAAAGCGATGGGTGTCGACCTCAAGGCGCGTGGGCTAGTCCAGGTCTCGATGAACCTGACGGATTACCGAGTGACTCCGCCGAGCCGTGCCTTCGACGCAGTCCATGATGAAGCGCTGAAGGCGGGGGTCAAGGTCGTCGCCTCGGAGATCGTGGGGCTAGTGCCGGAGGCGTCGCTTCCTCCTAATGCCGTCGAACGGTTGAAGCTTGAGGATTTCACGGCGCACCAGATCCTTGAACGGAGGCTCGAAGAGTGA
- a CDS encoding urocanate hydratase: MSSIRAPRGRRLTARGWRQEGILRMLMNNLENAERPDDLIIYGGTGRAARSWKDYRRIVSALETLGANETLIVQSGRAQAVFRTHSHAPRVLIANSNLVPRWSTWDHFNALERKGLMMYGQMTAGSWCYIGSQGIIQGTYETLAAVARRHFRGTLNGRIVLTGGLGGMGGAQPPAVKMNGGVSITVEVDERRIKRRMDNGFCDVMATEPKEALALAKAAASEKRALSIALLGNCAETHGALHGLGFRPDIVTDQTSAHDPLNGYVPAGSSVREAEELRREDPRKYVERSMTSMRDHCKAIVAFMGAGSVAFDYGNNLRAQAKEAGFADAFAYPGFVSEYIRPLFCEGRGPFRWIALTGEGEDIHETGRMVKKLFPKDKGLRRWIDLADANLPWEGLPARVCWLGFGERHRFALKVNQAVASGRLGPVAMTRDHLDSGSVASPYRETESMLDGSDAVADWPILNALLNTAAGADLVAVHNGGGVGIGLSTHAGMIVVADGTKETSERIRSVYVADPGMGIVRHADAGYKTAKRILKRAGPRLGLRSPK, encoded by the coding sequence GGACTACCGACGGATCGTCTCCGCGCTCGAAACGCTAGGCGCGAACGAGACGCTCATCGTCCAATCGGGACGAGCACAGGCGGTGTTTCGCACCCACTCTCACGCCCCACGCGTGCTCATCGCGAACAGCAACCTCGTCCCGCGTTGGAGCACGTGGGACCATTTCAACGCGCTCGAACGCAAGGGCTTGATGATGTACGGTCAGATGACCGCGGGCTCGTGGTGCTACATCGGCAGCCAGGGCATCATCCAGGGCACCTACGAGACCTTGGCCGCGGTGGCTAGACGCCATTTCCGTGGTACGCTCAACGGTCGGATCGTGCTCACAGGGGGGCTAGGCGGGATGGGCGGCGCCCAGCCGCCGGCCGTGAAAATGAACGGTGGCGTCTCGATAACCGTCGAAGTCGACGAGCGGCGCATCAAACGCAGGATGGACAATGGTTTCTGCGACGTGATGGCCACCGAGCCGAAGGAGGCCCTCGCGCTCGCCAAAGCGGCGGCAAGCGAGAAGCGGGCCCTCTCGATAGCGCTTCTTGGAAACTGCGCCGAGACGCACGGTGCACTCCACGGCCTCGGGTTCCGCCCGGACATCGTGACCGACCAGACAAGCGCCCACGATCCGTTGAACGGCTACGTGCCCGCGGGATCGTCCGTTCGGGAGGCGGAGGAGCTGCGCCGGGAAGACCCGCGCAAGTACGTGGAGCGTTCCATGACCTCGATGCGCGATCACTGCAAGGCGATCGTCGCATTCATGGGCGCCGGTTCGGTGGCTTTTGATTACGGAAACAACCTCAGGGCGCAAGCGAAGGAGGCTGGGTTCGCGGACGCGTTCGCTTACCCGGGTTTCGTCTCGGAGTACATCCGGCCCCTGTTTTGCGAGGGCCGGGGGCCATTCCGCTGGATAGCCCTAACGGGCGAGGGGGAGGACATCCACGAGACGGGGCGGATGGTCAAGAAGCTTTTTCCGAAGGACAAGGGCCTACGACGCTGGATCGACCTCGCCGACGCGAACCTCCCTTGGGAAGGTCTTCCGGCCCGCGTCTGTTGGCTGGGCTTTGGCGAGAGGCACAGGTTCGCCTTGAAGGTGAACCAGGCGGTGGCAAGCGGTCGCCTCGGGCCCGTGGCGATGACGCGCGATCACCTCGACAGCGGCAGTGTTGCAAGCCCGTACCGGGAGACGGAGTCCATGCTCGACGGCAGCGACGCCGTCGCGGATTGGCCCATCCTGAATGCGCTTCTCAACACGGCGGCAGGCGCCGACCTCGTGGCCGTCCACAACGGAGGCGGCGTGGGGATCGGCCTCTCGACGCACGCCGGGATGATCGTCGTCGCCGATGGGACGAAGGAGACATCGGAGCGCATCCGGTCGGTGTACGTCGCCGACCCCGGGATGGGCATCGTTCGCCATGCGGATGCCGGGTACAAGACCGCGAAGCGTATCCTGAAGCGGGCCGGGCCGCGCTTAGGGCTACGCTCGCCCAAGTGA
- a CDS encoding exo-alpha-sialidase, producing the protein MQKIAVPFAIALIAIVPAYAFTGAGSSPGLVVQADAAESGPSVPASSVSGVNRLATVTLGPANEVDLAVNPTNALNIVLTAKDYSLESVIGPGGYCGAHTVWGGVYRTVDGGATWANTLFPGYPTDPVPSAASGYPCMSDPVLLFEPGGDLYFTGLLYGKPGPDGTPMAGMVFGASYDGGATWPLTTMAFEGLDDLAWEDKQMMAVDPTDGTIYVSWDLINSAVISPVISRSIDGGLTWVTNPIMPPAAWGALTQPAVGPDGTLYVSAFSQPSEPAKYPPGTIYLNHILNDWMITVWVSTDKGVTFVPQDIAVPVAQMCGSCGTSYNYRAPTIPTIAVDHSFGTNRGTVHVAWHSWETATNRWHVTEARSNDQGATWTMTQPGKIANQHQVMPRVATSPTNGTVGILYYNDAGTTAAPGLVTARFIDSFNGGAGWTPALTVSSAFSPAPMYHQQGFVFIGDYVGLDFDSGGYAHAGWADGRNGRSDVYYAKLNP; encoded by the coding sequence GTGCAGAAGATAGCCGTCCCGTTCGCAATCGCCTTGATCGCAATCGTTCCCGCCTACGCGTTCACGGGGGCCGGTTCGTCTCCTGGGCTCGTTGTGCAGGCGGATGCCGCGGAAAGTGGCCCTTCAGTCCCCGCCTCATCGGTTTCCGGGGTCAACCGACTTGCGACGGTCACGCTTGGTCCCGCCAACGAGGTGGACCTCGCGGTCAACCCGACGAACGCCCTGAACATCGTCCTCACGGCGAAGGACTACTCCCTCGAATCGGTCATCGGGCCCGGCGGTTACTGCGGTGCGCACACGGTCTGGGGCGGCGTCTACCGGACGGTCGATGGCGGTGCCACGTGGGCGAACACCCTTTTCCCGGGCTACCCGACCGACCCGGTCCCGAGTGCTGCGAGCGGCTACCCGTGTATGAGCGACCCGGTGCTCCTCTTCGAGCCAGGCGGCGACCTGTACTTCACCGGACTCCTCTACGGAAAACCTGGACCGGACGGGACGCCGATGGCGGGGATGGTCTTTGGGGCATCCTACGACGGCGGCGCGACGTGGCCCTTGACGACGATGGCCTTCGAGGGATTGGACGACCTCGCGTGGGAGGACAAGCAGATGATGGCGGTGGATCCGACGGACGGCACCATCTACGTCTCGTGGGACCTCATCAACTCGGCGGTCATCTCTCCAGTGATCTCACGCTCCATCGACGGAGGCCTGACGTGGGTCACGAACCCGATAATGCCCCCGGCCGCGTGGGGCGCTTTGACCCAACCCGCGGTCGGACCAGACGGCACCCTGTACGTGAGCGCGTTCTCGCAGCCGAGCGAACCCGCCAAATACCCGCCCGGAACGATCTACTTGAACCACATTCTCAACGATTGGATGATCACGGTCTGGGTGAGCACGGACAAGGGCGTCACGTTCGTCCCCCAGGACATCGCGGTTCCCGTCGCACAGATGTGCGGTTCGTGCGGGACCTCGTACAATTACCGGGCCCCGACGATCCCCACGATCGCGGTGGACCATTCCTTCGGAACGAACAGGGGCACCGTGCATGTCGCTTGGCACAGTTGGGAGACGGCGACGAACCGGTGGCACGTGACGGAGGCCCGCTCGAATGACCAGGGCGCCACATGGACCATGACGCAACCGGGCAAGATCGCAAACCAGCACCAGGTTATGCCGCGCGTCGCCACGTCACCGACGAACGGCACGGTGGGCATCCTTTACTACAACGACGCAGGGACGACCGCGGCCCCGGGCCTTGTGACGGCGCGGTTCATCGATTCGTTCAACGGGGGCGCGGGCTGGACGCCGGCGCTCACGGTGTCGAGTGCCTTCAGCCCGGCGCCCATGTACCATCAACAGGGCTTCGTCTTCATCGGCGACTACGTGGGGCTGGACTTCGACTCCGGAGGTTACGCCCACGCTGGATGGGCTGATGGGAGAAACGGCCGCTCCGACGTCTACTACGCGAAGCTCAACCCGTGA
- a CDS encoding deoxyhypusine synthase, which produces MAVDADTSASALVDLMFEGGGFSAKEIAVGADIFARMVKDDDAGVLLSFPAALMATGVRGVLTDIVRRKLVDGVITTCGTLDHDLARLFSHYYQGDFALDDATLHRQGINRLGSVLVPNESYGIVLEERLRPLLKTLHAEKNEWSGVELIRRVGTEIASEKRAKESLLYWAARNGIPVFVPGITDGAFGSQLWLHRQMNRSFRVDILADEDALDALVHEKKRLGAVMLGGGISKHHTIWWAQFVGGLEYAVYVTTAVEHDGSLSGARLKEAISWGKLREKARHVTIDGDATVIFPLLYASTLAKLEKAKGGTKKR; this is translated from the coding sequence ATGGCCGTGGACGCCGACACGTCCGCTTCCGCGCTCGTCGACCTCATGTTCGAAGGCGGAGGCTTCTCTGCAAAGGAGATCGCGGTCGGCGCCGATATCTTCGCTCGGATGGTGAAGGATGATGACGCGGGCGTCCTCCTATCGTTTCCAGCCGCCCTCATGGCGACGGGCGTCCGGGGCGTCCTCACGGACATCGTCCGTCGGAAGCTCGTCGACGGTGTCATCACGACCTGCGGGACGCTAGACCACGATCTCGCCCGGCTCTTTTCACACTACTACCAAGGCGATTTCGCCCTCGATGACGCGACGCTTCACAGGCAAGGCATCAACCGGCTCGGAAGCGTGCTCGTGCCGAACGAAAGCTATGGCATAGTCCTCGAAGAAAGACTCCGGCCTCTTCTCAAGACGCTCCACGCCGAGAAGAACGAATGGTCTGGAGTCGAGCTCATCCGTCGCGTCGGCACCGAGATCGCTTCGGAGAAGCGCGCCAAGGAGTCGCTTCTCTATTGGGCCGCAAGAAACGGCATCCCCGTATTCGTGCCGGGGATCACGGACGGTGCCTTCGGCAGCCAACTGTGGCTCCACCGGCAGATGAACCGCTCGTTCAGGGTCGACATTCTCGCCGACGAGGACGCGCTCGACGCTCTCGTCCACGAGAAGAAACGCCTGGGTGCGGTCATGCTCGGGGGTGGCATCAGCAAGCACCACACGATCTGGTGGGCCCAGTTCGTGGGCGGGCTCGAATACGCCGTTTACGTGACGACCGCCGTGGAGCATGACGGGTCGCTCTCGGGAGCGCGCCTCAAGGAGGCGATCTCATGGGGGAAACTGCGCGAGAAAGCGAGGCACGTGACGATCGACGGGGACGCCACGGTGATCTTCCCGTTGCTTTACGCAAGCACCCTCGCGAAACTCGAGAAGGCGAAAGGCGGCACGAAGAAAAGGTAG
- a CDS encoding PIN domain-containing protein, giving the protein MPILVVDSSIWIEYGRDTPIFREITAHLEAAESVWTPATAVAEVAAYALKMGADIDSAVTVIGDYAHVEPVTGPLSRFAAEIRHGMRQEGNRKWSMMDSYVLALARREDGEVLTLDEDFAGVPEAIIPRRTGEAKRSRRPHDDEIP; this is encoded by the coding sequence ATGCCGATCCTGGTGGTCGATAGTTCGATCTGGATAGAATACGGACGAGACACGCCGATTTTTCGCGAAATAACGGCACATCTTGAGGCGGCCGAATCCGTCTGGACACCGGCCACAGCGGTTGCGGAGGTGGCGGCCTACGCGTTGAAGATGGGCGCAGACATCGATTCGGCGGTGACGGTGATCGGCGACTACGCCCACGTGGAGCCGGTGACTGGTCCATTGTCCCGATTCGCGGCCGAGATCCGGCATGGGATGAGACAGGAGGGCAACCGGAAATGGAGCATGATGGATTCCTACGTTCTGGCCCTCGCGCGCCGAGAGGATGGCGAGGTCCTCACTCTCGACGAGGACTTTGCGGGCGTCCCGGAGGCGATCATTCCACGCCGGACGGGCGAGGCCAAACGCTCCCGTCGCCCTCATGATGACGAGATTCCGTGA
- a CDS encoding PKD domain-containing protein: MALSGCVGPPDLADVVFKTRDDTAGGDGSDGNATGDNDTREPKAPVARMRIADEKNQVIFESKFDAGDDVVKGDKGTVRAGTNVTFNAGDSDGRSSDIISYFWDFGDGSRGNGKQVVRFFEVAGGVFKVKLKVTNLDGLSDDQIVRLPVIPYKFPEDNETVMGSIRVAGPQTFNGQNYKSDQGNGVYFHVIDVDIKPDDIDGELRLQWLNITLRAVSDLDSNETSAGQQPGRLNDFDIYLYNDTGVEVSGHQNQQVELPKENNANFTPEEKIVMQLGPTNPLPPGKYALVVHLVHGAEAKYECWIYRKYKLVNPQVNAILGINE, translated from the coding sequence ATGGCGCTCTCCGGTTGCGTCGGGCCCCCGGACCTGGCAGACGTCGTGTTCAAGACGCGGGACGATACGGCCGGTGGCGATGGGAGCGATGGAAACGCCACCGGGGACAACGATACGCGCGAGCCAAAGGCACCGGTGGCGCGCATGAGGATCGCCGACGAGAAGAACCAGGTCATCTTCGAGAGCAAGTTCGACGCCGGCGACGACGTCGTGAAAGGCGACAAGGGGACGGTGCGCGCGGGAACGAACGTCACGTTCAACGCGGGCGATTCGGACGGCCGTTCGAGCGACATCATATCCTACTTCTGGGACTTCGGCGACGGAAGCCGCGGCAACGGCAAGCAGGTCGTCAGGTTCTTCGAGGTCGCAGGCGGCGTCTTCAAAGTGAAGCTCAAGGTCACGAACCTCGACGGCCTCTCCGACGACCAGATCGTGAGGCTGCCAGTCATTCCGTACAAGTTCCCCGAAGATAATGAGACCGTGATGGGGAGCATCAGGGTGGCCGGACCCCAGACCTTCAACGGACAAAACTACAAGTCAGACCAAGGAAACGGCGTGTACTTCCACGTGATCGACGTCGACATCAAACCGGACGACATCGACGGCGAGCTTCGCCTCCAATGGCTGAACATAACGCTACGGGCCGTCTCTGATCTCGACAGCAACGAAACGTCGGCCGGCCAGCAGCCCGGAAGGTTAAACGATTTCGACATCTACCTGTATAACGACACCGGGGTCGAGGTGAGCGGGCACCAAAACCAGCAAGTGGAGCTTCCCAAAGAAAACAATGCGAACTTCACGCCCGAGGAAAAAATCGTCATGCAACTCGGGCCGACCAATCCTCTGCCGCCGGGGAAGTACGCGCTCGTGGTCCACCTCGTGCATGGCGCCGAAGCCAAGTACGAATGCTGGATCTACCGCAAGTACAAACTAGTGAACCCGCAGGTCAACGCGATATTGGGCATCAACGAGTGA
- a CDS encoding cyclodeaminase/cyclohydrolase family protein produces MTKTAFESEPYSTTPVEAFLEALASPSPTPGGGSAAALAGAMGCSLGEMAATIGLGKESLKASWPVLEAARIALNKARFALVRLVEEDSLAYERVTAAYKLPKSSPAEEATRRAAIHKALEGAAEPPLAVIGSCREGLEHLATCLTAGPRSTRTDVQTGVALLRAALDGARLNAETNIVSLPEGAAQSRLRESLNALLGETTTALHRFES; encoded by the coding sequence GTGACGAAGACCGCGTTCGAAAGCGAACCGTACAGCACGACACCGGTGGAGGCGTTCCTGGAGGCGCTCGCGTCGCCTTCCCCGACACCCGGCGGAGGAAGCGCTGCGGCGCTTGCCGGTGCCATGGGTTGCTCTCTTGGGGAGATGGCCGCGACGATCGGTTTGGGCAAGGAGTCGTTGAAAGCGTCTTGGCCGGTCCTCGAAGCCGCCCGCATCGCCCTCAACAAGGCCCGTTTCGCTCTCGTCCGGTTGGTCGAGGAGGACTCGCTCGCGTACGAGCGCGTGACCGCCGCTTACAAGTTGCCGAAGTCGAGCCCCGCCGAGGAAGCGACGCGCCGGGCGGCGATACACAAAGCGCTCGAGGGGGCAGCAGAGCCGCCGCTCGCGGTCATCGGCTCTTGCCGGGAAGGCCTTGAGCACCTCGCGACGTGTCTTACAGCAGGCCCACGCTCGACGCGGACGGATGTCCAGACCGGGGTGGCGCTTCTACGCGCTGCGCTCGACGGGGCGCGTTTGAACGCGGAGACGAACATCGTCTCGCTTCCGGAGGGCGCGGCGCAGTCGCGGCTCCGGGAGTCTCTGAACGCCTTGCTTGGGGAGACCACGACCGCGCTTCACCGCTTCGAGTCGTGA
- a CDS encoding imidazolonepropionase, with the protein MEKADLLVLDAAEVLTLKGRKGPRFGPALSELGRIPKGAVAIRGGRIAAVGKSSELSKWKATRTIRATGKVVMPGFVDSHTHAVFAGSRERELEMKLEGWKYEDILAVGGGIHSTVEATRKASTARIVEETKARLDRMLRNGTTTAEVKTGYCLDTKGELKLLEAISRLQATHDVTIVPTLMAAHAVPPEYKGDTDKFVSMVVEETIPAAAKTSVPKFCDIFLEKGIFTPHHARSVLKAGKEHGLQAKIHADEINTFGGAELAAELSCVSADHLLKTSDRGMRALAREGVIGVLLPGTPFCSFMRSYANALDMVGKGVPLALGSDMSPNAWTESMQAVISLAVYQMRMTPAEAVVASTINAAHACGVADDVGSLEPGKRADVLVIDAPSHEWLGYRYGTNQVETVVKDGKVVVGTDG; encoded by the coding sequence ATGGAAAAGGCCGACCTTCTCGTACTCGACGCCGCCGAGGTCCTGACGCTCAAAGGGCGGAAAGGCCCACGCTTCGGGCCCGCGCTCTCGGAACTCGGTCGCATCCCGAAAGGTGCCGTCGCGATTCGGGGCGGCCGCATCGCGGCCGTAGGCAAATCGAGCGAACTCTCCAAGTGGAAGGCCACGCGGACGATTCGGGCTACGGGCAAGGTCGTAATGCCGGGGTTCGTCGATTCGCACACGCACGCCGTCTTTGCGGGTTCTCGCGAGCGAGAGTTGGAGATGAAGCTCGAGGGCTGGAAGTACGAGGACATCCTGGCGGTGGGCGGCGGGATCCATTCGACCGTGGAGGCCACACGCAAAGCCTCGACGGCGCGGATCGTGGAGGAGACCAAGGCCCGGCTCGACAGGATGCTACGTAACGGCACGACCACGGCTGAGGTGAAGACCGGTTATTGCCTTGACACGAAAGGAGAGCTGAAGCTCCTTGAGGCGATCTCGAGACTCCAAGCGACCCATGACGTGACCATCGTCCCGACACTGATGGCGGCCCACGCCGTTCCGCCCGAATACAAAGGGGACACGGACAAGTTCGTCTCGATGGTGGTGGAAGAGACCATACCCGCCGCGGCCAAAACGAGTGTCCCGAAGTTCTGCGACATCTTCCTCGAAAAAGGCATATTCACTCCCCACCACGCGCGCTCCGTGCTCAAGGCCGGGAAGGAACACGGGCTCCAGGCCAAGATCCACGCGGACGAGATAAACACGTTCGGCGGCGCGGAGCTTGCCGCAGAACTAAGCTGCGTCAGCGCGGATCACCTGCTCAAGACGAGCGACCGCGGCATGCGCGCCTTGGCGCGAGAGGGCGTCATCGGCGTGCTCTTGCCGGGGACCCCTTTCTGCTCCTTCATGCGCTCCTACGCGAACGCCTTGGACATGGTCGGCAAAGGCGTGCCGTTGGCCTTGGGAAGCGACATGTCCCCGAACGCCTGGACGGAGAGCATGCAGGCCGTCATCTCGCTGGCCGTCTACCAGATGCGCATGACGCCGGCGGAAGCGGTCGTCGCGAGCACAATCAACGCCGCCCACGCCTGCGGTGTTGCCGATGACGTGGGAAGCCTCGAACCGGGCAAACGCGCCGACGTCCTCGTCATCGATGCGCCTTCCCACGAGTGGCTGGGCTACCGGTACGGAACGAACCAGGTGGAGACGGTCGTGAAGGATGGGAAAGTGGTCGTCGGGACAGACGGCTGA